TGAAAAGAGTTAATTCATAATAGGCTGAAAAAGTGGTTTTTTCTTCTGGAAAAACCACTTTTATTATTTCTGCTATCCAATTACCCCAGAATGCGATATATTTAACAAAAATTGATATGATATTTTTTAATCTTAGTTATGATTCTCGCTGAAATGCAATGGATTATTCCCTTGATTGATCCTTAAACAAATCAATATACAAATTTCCTTTTGACCCTACGACAGCATACGAGATGTCAAAAACAGCAAGGTTTCTTTTTTTGAGTTCAGCCATTAACCATTCGTCATCGTAGGTGTGTTTGGATAAGTTTTCATATAAGATCTTCCCGTCATAGACCAGTTCAATCGGTACAGTTCCTGCAGAGGGCAGTAAAGGTAAATCCTGCTTGGTGGCATTTTGGTATTGTTCTTTTTTTAATACAGAGAGGGAGCCATTAATCTCTAAAATGGCATATTCGACTTCTTCTATGTTGAAGACATCTTTTCCACGCAAAGCCTGTTTAAGAGAATCCAGTGAATACCCCATTCGTTCCATTGACTCTTCGAGAATCTTCCCTTTTTGAATTAAGGTAGCAGGTTCTCCAGCGATCCATTTCCCGAAGCGCGGATTTCTAACCGCTAGAAGATTCAGCATAAAAACGACGGTACCCATAATAATAATTGCTATGATAAAATACAGGAATTTAATTTTAATATTGAATGCCAGATTTCCTGCAATTGTCCCCATCGTAATTGAAGCGATATAAAGGTGATAGGTCCTCTGGGCAATTGTCTGTTTACCGAGGAGCTGGACAAATACCCATAACAAAATAAAAGAGGTAAATGTTCGAAAGATGATTTCAACAGCGTCTGACATGACTATTTCTCCCTTACAAGACTCCGTGCAGTTAGTTTGTGATAGTATGTTCTTGCACCCTGCCGTTTATTCTG
The DNA window shown above is from Peribacillus sp. FSL P2-0133 and carries:
- a CDS encoding DUF421 domain-containing protein, with the translated sequence MSDAVEIIFRTFTSFILLWVFVQLLGKQTIAQRTYHLYIASITMGTIAGNLAFNIKIKFLYFIIAIIIMGTVVFMLNLLAVRNPRFGKWIAGEPATLIQKGKILEESMERMGYSLDSLKQALRGKDVFNIEEVEYAILEINGSLSVLKKEQYQNATKQDLPLLPSAGTVPIELVYDGKILYENLSKHTYDDEWLMAELKKRNLAVFDISYAVVGSKGNLYIDLFKDQSRE